TCTTTGTGGACTTTATGTCATGGTGAAACTCCATGACGTTGTGGTTCATTAGTGGCTGGAAAGAAATCTGTTGTCGTTGCCGGTGCGGGATTGGCGGGTCTTTCCTGCGCCTATCATCTCCGGTCCCCTTACACCCTGTTTGATCGAGAACCCCGGCCCGGGGGGACCGCTCGATCCGTGGCGGTCGGGGGGTTTACCTTCGATTTTACGGGACACCTCTTACACTTGCATGATCCCTACACCAAGGCGCTGCTCCGTCGGCTTTTGCGTGGGAATTGGGTCGAGTGTGTCCGACGAGCTTGGATCCATTCGAACGGTGTTCAGACCCCTTATCCCTTCCAGGCAAACCTTCACGGGCTTCCCGCGCGGGTTATTCACGAGTGTGTGAAGGGCGTTCGGGACGCGCGGCGGATTTTTGGCGATCATCCCCTCGCCAATGCAGGTCCGCTTGATTTCAAAGAGTGGTGTCGGCGTTTGTTTGGTGAAGGGATTTCCCGTCATTTCATGATCCCCTATAACGAAAAGCTGTGGGGAATCCCGGCCGACTCTATGACGCCGGACTGGTGTGGCCAGTTTGTCCCTGTTCCCACATTGGCGGATGTGGAAGCCGGGGCCGAGCGATTGCATCGGAAACGATTTGGGTACAACACGACTTTCCTTTACCCAAAGCGTGGGGGAATTCAAGCTTTGGCAGAAGCCATGGCTCCTTCCCTTAAGGGGTTGCGACTGGGTGAATCCATCGAAGCGGTGGAATGGAAGTATCGGCGGGTGGTCCTCTCTTCCGGGGAGCGGGTTCCTTACAATCGTCTCGTTTCAACCCTCCCGTTGCCGGAACTGTTGAAGCGACTGACCCCGTTCCCTAAGGAACTAACGAAACCCTTGGAACGGTTGCGCTGGACCACAGTCTTGTGTGTGAATATCGGGGTGGACCGGCCAAAGATATCAAAGGCCTCCTGGATTTATTTCCCCGAAAAAAATTATCCTTTTTACCGCGTGGGGTTTCCCATGAATTTCACTCCCCACGTGGTTCCGCGAGGGTGTTCCTCTATGTACGTGGAAGTCTCTTTCCCACCAGGAACAGAACCCACTACGAACGCGGGGCGGGCTCATCTGTTTTCAGAAATCCGGAGGGGCCTCTTAGCCGCTGGAATTTTGCAACCACGGGATTCGTTCCCTGTCCTCCATTTCGCCCCCATCCGGTACGCCTACGTGATCTACGATGAAAACCGGTCCTCAGCACTGGGAACCATTTTCCACTGGTTGAATAAAGAGGCCAAGGCTCTTTCCATTGGTCGATACGGGGGGTGGAAATACTCTTTCATGGAAGAAGCACTTTTGGATGGGCGGGCGGCGGCCCGCGAGGTGGATCGGGGGTGATTACCCGTCCCGTTCGTCCCATGGCACGGTTTACGTCTATGGGACACGTGATCCTGTTGTTTTTGGTTTTTTCTCTCCCCCTCCTGCGGGTGGGCTGGGATCAATGGGCTCAGACTCTCGTTCATCTTGTTTGGTCTTTTCTCCTAATTTTAGGGGCCGTTCTCTTGTTGATGGGCCGGTCAGGTGAATTTTCCAGATTTTCTATTCAGGTGGGCCAATGGGGACTCCTTAGTGTTGTCCTTCTAGGGGCAAGTCTCCTCTCCGCTCTCTCCAGTCCTTTTCCCCACAGCGCCATCCCGGCGTTGCTCAATGATATTCCATTGTTGGCTTTTTTCATTTTGGCGGCGGGATCGTCGAATGTTCGTCGGTCCCAATATTCCCAGGTCCTTGCGGGAACGGGGGCCGTGGCCGTGTTGGCGACGTTTCTCGGTAGCGCAGGGGACACCCCTTGGACCGGCCCCCTGTTAAACCCAAATATACTCGTGGCTCTTTTGGTATTGACAGGGCCGCTGGTGATTTTTAACGTCATCCGATGGGATTCGGCGCGCCTTCCCCGTTTGTTTTGGGGAGGGGCCTCCTTGCTTGTTTTAATGGGAATTCTCTTTTCTCGTTCCATGGTAGGGTACGCTGTTGTTTCATTTCAGGCAATCCTCGCGGTCTCCATCCTGTTGGCCCGAAAAAAGATCAATCGTCAGAATTCTATCGTTCTTCTCTTGGTGATCCTTCTTCTGATGGGCATCGGTTTTATCTTGGCGCGAGGGGAATGGCCCAAACTTTTTCAAGGGGATTTGGATCGGTGGACCTGGTGGGCGACAGCTTTTCAGATGTTTTCGTCCCACCCCCTACTTGGGGTGGGGCCGGGGGCTTTTGGTGAAGCGTATCCAGCTTTTCGTGCGTTGACTTGGGGGTTGAATAGTCTTTACGCTCATAATTTTATCTTAGAATTTTTGGCTGAGAGAGGCCTGGTGGGGGCGGGGGCCTTATTCCTCTTGATCGGAGCGTCACTTTTCAAGGCCTGCCGAGGCGTCCTTCGCGGTGGATCTCCCGCGTTGTTTCTTGGCATGGGAGGGTTTTGTTTATACAACCTCTTTCACATAGGATTTTCATTTCCAGGGTTATTGTGGCTTTTCTTCCTGGCGGCCGGTCTTGCCGGGGCAGGAGAGGATGGACCGGGGACGGAATGGTCACGGGTTAAATGGCGGACGATGTCCTTGCTTACTTTGGCAGGGGGTCTTTTATTTAGCTTGGTGTCTTTCGCCCTTTTTCGCGGGAACCAATCTTTGGCCATGGCCCGGCATTCGTTTTCTGCTGAACAATGGGAAAGAGCTCAGGGGCAGGTTGACCGGGGTCTCCGATGGAACCCAAAAAACCCAGGGCTCTACGAATTGCGAGCGGCCCTTCGAATGCGGGCTCAGGACTGGGACGGCGCGACCGCAGATATTGCCCGGGCGATCCGTTTGGCCCCCGCGGCGGCTGGGTTTCGCGTTGGGGCCGCCGCACTGGCCCTTGAAAAGGGAGAGGTGGAGCAGGCTCTCCTCGACTATGAGCGGGCAAATCAGTTCATGCCCCTTCAGGCCTCTTCCTGGGAAAGACGGGGGGACCTCTTGGTGGGGTTGCACCGTTGGGAGGAGGCGGATCGGGCGTATCAGGGCGCGCTTCGGGCTCTCTCGGACCCCCGGGTGTTGGGAGGCGACACGGATCTCCGGGCCGCCTGGACCCAGAGGGTCGAAGAAAAAGTAAAAGGATTAAGAAATGTCGGGAAAAATTAAGGTTGTTCACATCATCACTCTTCTGGAGTGGGGGGGGGCTCAGCAGACTGTTCTCACTTTGGTGGGACATTTGAACCGTGATCTTTTCGCCCCCGTGCTCTACTGTGGTCGAGGGGGAATTTTGGACGGGGACGCTAAACACATTGGCATCCCGGTTCGTTTTGTGCCGGGCCTTCGTCGCCCCATACGTCCGTGGTGGGATTTCCTTGTCCTTATAAACCTCTATCGTTTTCTTCGCTCGGAACGGCCCCATCTTGTTCACACCCATTCTTCCAAAGCGGGTGTATTGGGTCGGCTGGCGGCATGGTTGGCGGGAGTCCCGATCGTCGTCCATACCGTTCATGGGTTTGGGTTTACCCCGGTTCAAAAAAAATGGGTCCGGGGTTTGTTCGTTCGAGTTGAGCGATGGCTCGCTCGGATCACGTCAGCCCTTGTTTTCGTTTCCAAATCCAATCGGGAAGAGGCTCTCCTCCGGGGGATTGGGTCTTCCGATCGGCATCATCTTATTCGGGCCGCTGTCCATTTAGACGAATATCAAGGAATGTCTCGGGATCCGAAAGTGTTGTTGAATTCAAAAGACCGGTTGGTGACGACCATTGGTCCATTTAAACCCCAGAAAAACCTTTTGGATTTTATTCGTGCCGCGGCCATCGTGGCTGTACTTCACCCTGACGTGAAGTTCTTGGTTATTGGTGATGGTCAGGGGCGGGAAATGTTGGAAAAAGAAATTCAGTCACGAAACTTGACCCACCGGGTCCTTTTGGCAGGCTGGCGCCCAGATATCCCCGCTTTGCTGGGCCGATCGGATATCTTCTGTATGACCTCCCTCTGGGAGGGGCTTCCCATGTCTCTTGTGGAAGCCATGGCCGTGGGGCTTCCCTGCGTGGTAAACGCGGTGGATGGCTGTCGTGACGTTATCGTTCATGGCGTCAATGGATTTTTGACCCCCCCCGGCGATCCTTCCGCGACCGCGGAGCGACTGGACCAACTGTTAAAAAACCCTGTATTGGCCAAGGAAATAGGACAGAGGGCAAAGGCCAGTATCGGCCGAGAATTTGATAAAACCCAAATGGTTCTGGAACATGAGAAGCTCTACACCACTCTATTCACCATGGGGGGAGAGAAACGGTTTTCCTCGAAATGAAAGCGGAAGAAAAAAAAGAGTGGCGAAATTTTGCCGTCCTCCTTCTGGGTGTTGGTTTGGTCTATATGAGGAGTCTTCACAATGGATTCCTTTGGGATGACCAAGTGGTTTTGGTGGCCAACACGTTCATCAAAGATTGGAAAAACATTGGCCACCTTTTTGGTTCGTCCTATTTTCTTGGTTCAGGGGAACTCAGTTACCGTCCCGTCGCGACGGCTTCCTATTTGATGGGCCACTTGTTTTGGGGGCTCAGTCGGCCAGGTTTTCATGGATTGTCTCTCCTCCTCCACCTTCTTACGGGGGTGGCCGTGTTTTTGTTTTTCCGAAGAATTTTTGAAATGAAAGGGGCGGCTTTTTGGGGGGCGGCTCTCTTCCTTCTTCATCCCATCAACACGGAAGCGGTTCTCCAAGTTTCTTTTAACGAGGAACTTTTTTGTGGGTTGTTCTTGGTTTTGGCGTTTTATTTCTACGTTCGGTGTCTCCCAGGAGAGTCGCTCGGAAATGTGAAAATGCGTTTATACGGGCTTTCCTTGGCCTGCTACACCCTTTCTTTGTTTTCGAAAGAAATGGGGATCGTTTTTCCTCTTTTGCTCCTGCTCTACGAGTCAATTTTAGGAAAGGAGAAGAATCTTTCTCGCGGAATTCTTCGTTGGTGGCCCTATTTGGGGTATGGGTTGATCAGTCTCTTTTACCTCTGGGTCCGTTTTTTCGCTTTAAGAAATCCCAAGGAATTGAGTGTTCCCTATATTCAAGATAGTTTTATCGTGAATGGGCTGACCATGGCTAAGGTTTTTTTTCTCTACCTCAAACAATTGCTATGGCCGTTTCATTTAAGTCCCGACCACCATGTGGAAGTCGTGGCTCGAGTGGGGGATCCTCTCGTTGTCCTTATATTCTTGGGATTTCTGGGGGGGGGCGGGGTGTTTTTTTGGGTACTTCGGCGTTCGCGTCTCAAGGCGTTTCTGTCCTTATGGGTGGTGGTGGGACTTCTCCCTGTGCTGAATTTCATCCCCTTCCTTAAAGAAAATTTTATGGCGGACCGGTATCTTTACCTGTCCTCCATGGGCTTTTCTGGTTGGGTGGCCTCCCTCGGGGTTCAGGAGGGGGCTTGGAAGGGAAAGGGAAAAACCCTATTGCTCCTTTTGCTTGTGGGGTTTGGCGCTTTGACGTTTCGACGAACGTTGGATTGGAAAGACGATGTGCGGTTTTGGGGTCGCTCGGTGGAAACGGACCCCTTAAGTGTGGAATCCCACAACCGGTTGGGATCGGCCTATTCGCAACGTCGTGAATTTGATAAAGCCATGGCGGAATACAAAATAGCCCTCCGCTTAAACCCTCAATCCACAAGGGCGCTCAATAACATGGGGAATGTGTTTTTTTCCTTGGGACAATACGATTCCGCTTTGCGGGTTTACAACCAAAGTTTGGCCATCGATCCCCACGCCGCGGTGACCTACGCCAATCGAGGATCGGCCTGGCAAGCGTTAGGTCGACCTGTTGAGGCCATTGAAGACTATTCCCGCGC
The genomic region above belongs to Elusimicrobiota bacterium and contains:
- a CDS encoding FAD-dependent oxidoreductase, with amino-acid sequence MAGKKSVVVAGAGLAGLSCAYHLRSPYTLFDREPRPGGTARSVAVGGFTFDFTGHLLHLHDPYTKALLRRLLRGNWVECVRRAWIHSNGVQTPYPFQANLHGLPARVIHECVKGVRDARRIFGDHPLANAGPLDFKEWCRRLFGEGISRHFMIPYNEKLWGIPADSMTPDWCGQFVPVPTLADVEAGAERLHRKRFGYNTTFLYPKRGGIQALAEAMAPSLKGLRLGESIEAVEWKYRRVVLSSGERVPYNRLVSTLPLPELLKRLTPFPKELTKPLERLRWTTVLCVNIGVDRPKISKASWIYFPEKNYPFYRVGFPMNFTPHVVPRGCSSMYVEVSFPPGTEPTTNAGRAHLFSEIRRGLLAAGILQPRDSFPVLHFAPIRYAYVIYDENRSSALGTIFHWLNKEAKALSIGRYGGWKYSFMEEALLDGRAAAREVDRG
- a CDS encoding O-antigen ligase family protein codes for the protein MITRPVRPMARFTSMGHVILLFLVFSLPLLRVGWDQWAQTLVHLVWSFLLILGAVLLLMGRSGEFSRFSIQVGQWGLLSVVLLGASLLSALSSPFPHSAIPALLNDIPLLAFFILAAGSSNVRRSQYSQVLAGTGAVAVLATFLGSAGDTPWTGPLLNPNILVALLVLTGPLVIFNVIRWDSARLPRLFWGGASLLVLMGILFSRSMVGYAVVSFQAILAVSILLARKKINRQNSIVLLLVILLLMGIGFILARGEWPKLFQGDLDRWTWWATAFQMFSSHPLLGVGPGAFGEAYPAFRALTWGLNSLYAHNFILEFLAERGLVGAGALFLLIGASLFKACRGVLRGGSPALFLGMGGFCLYNLFHIGFSFPGLLWLFFLAAGLAGAGEDGPGTEWSRVKWRTMSLLTLAGGLLFSLVSFALFRGNQSLAMARHSFSAEQWERAQGQVDRGLRWNPKNPGLYELRAALRMRAQDWDGATADIARAIRLAPAAAGFRVGAAALALEKGEVEQALLDYERANQFMPLQASSWERRGDLLVGLHRWEEADRAYQGALRALSDPRVLGGDTDLRAAWTQRVEEKVKGLRNVGKN
- a CDS encoding glycosyltransferase family 4 protein, with the protein product MSGKIKVVHIITLLEWGGAQQTVLTLVGHLNRDLFAPVLYCGRGGILDGDAKHIGIPVRFVPGLRRPIRPWWDFLVLINLYRFLRSERPHLVHTHSSKAGVLGRLAAWLAGVPIVVHTVHGFGFTPVQKKWVRGLFVRVERWLARITSALVFVSKSNREEALLRGIGSSDRHHLIRAAVHLDEYQGMSRDPKVLLNSKDRLVTTIGPFKPQKNLLDFIRAAAIVAVLHPDVKFLVIGDGQGREMLEKEIQSRNLTHRVLLAGWRPDIPALLGRSDIFCMTSLWEGLPMSLVEAMAVGLPCVVNAVDGCRDVIVHGVNGFLTPPGDPSATAERLDQLLKNPVLAKEIGQRAKASIGREFDKTQMVLEHEKLYTTLFTMGGEKRFSSK
- a CDS encoding tetratricopeptide repeat protein, producing the protein MKAEEKKEWRNFAVLLLGVGLVYMRSLHNGFLWDDQVVLVANTFIKDWKNIGHLFGSSYFLGSGELSYRPVATASYLMGHLFWGLSRPGFHGLSLLLHLLTGVAVFLFFRRIFEMKGAAFWGAALFLLHPINTEAVLQVSFNEELFCGLFLVLAFYFYVRCLPGESLGNVKMRLYGLSLACYTLSLFSKEMGIVFPLLLLLYESILGKEKNLSRGILRWWPYLGYGLISLFYLWVRFFALRNPKELSVPYIQDSFIVNGLTMAKVFFLYLKQLLWPFHLSPDHHVEVVARVGDPLVVLIFLGFLGGGGVFFWVLRRSRLKAFLSLWVVVGLLPVLNFIPFLKENFMADRYLYLSSMGFSGWVASLGVQEGAWKGKGKTLLLLLLVGFGALTFRRTLDWKDDVRFWGRSVETDPLSVESHNRLGSAYSQRREFDKAMAEYKIALRLNPQSTRALNNMGNVFFSLGQYDSALRVYNQSLAIDPHAAVTYANRGSAWQALGRPVEAIEDYSRALEMKPSFAEVYLNLAVVHEDLHQLEAARKAYQSYLLLRPNSIEVQNRLLSLKTK